One Phragmites australis chromosome 23, lpPhrAust1.1, whole genome shotgun sequence DNA window includes the following coding sequences:
- the LOC133906244 gene encoding polyprotein of EF-Ts, chloroplastic-like has protein sequence MTQVIHCSVGNISLFHIGSFRATREIQVRRFHGSARYSRIVSPSSRRLLQPQTAFHLISIYKRRSWSSAQKPRTLSAATVGTDVTVEDQNPSSTGETSDENSEAAPVTAEASEQAESSTDQASSAPKLGRNIRKSEMPPLNDEDLVPGASFTGKVRSIKPFGVFVDIGAFTEGLVHISRVSDGFVKDISSLFTVGQEVSVRLLEANTETGRISLTMREGGDYVKPKNETPKAASGGRSATTPTRSSPRQTKERQESKATGESKFVQGQSLNGTVKNTTRSGTFVTLPDGSEGFLPREEEAVALFTLIGQSAMEVGKQIRVKVLNVAQGQVTLTMKEVEDDEDDLKTLNMELKRDWSRGTNAFELAFRRNKEISSFLDQRERTKVPEAQGAAGAAVGTVLDDEVGSEQSQDKESETSKAESVEDDSSVSATETEGKEEGSSSIEAATSSVEEAALADEESGETLSSVSEVATDVPAPVSEASSQEGIEDSTSVADAAGDQTVESENSPTIGVELSSNGAPDSASVSSVPETEDKPADLEESSAVEEVPVTASSGSVDDATNDSVEKEPAAVAEAAPASSEKTGAEAAAAGVEQASTTTATISPALVKQLREATGAGMMDCKKALAESGGDIEKAQEFLRKKGLAAADKRAGRATADGRIGSYIHDSRIGVLIEVNCETDFVSRGDIFKELVDDLAMQIAACPQVQYISIDDVPVEVVKKETELEMQREDLLSKPEQIRSKIVEGRVKKRLGEFALFEQPFIKNDKVTISEWVKQTIATIGENMKVKRFVRYNLGEGLEKKSQDFAAEVAAQTAAKPSPSAPPNDDKPVETIETAEKKPAVAVSAALVKQLRDETGAGMMDCKKALAETGGDLQKAQEFLRKKGLSSADKKSSRIAAEGLIGSYIHDNRIGCMIEVNSETDFVARNEKFKELVNDLAMQVVACPQVDYVSVEDIPESVVSQEKEIEMQREDLQSKPENIREKIVEGRIAKRLGVMALLEQPFIKDDSKTVKDLVKEMIASLGENIKVRRFARYTLGEN, from the exons ATGACGCAAGTGATTCATTGTTCTGTCGGCAATATTAGCCTGTTTCACATTGGAAGTTTCAGGGCCACCCGGGAAATCCAAGTAAGAAGATTCCATGGCTCAGCGAGGTATTCAAGAATAGTATCACCATCATCTCGAAGACTGCTGCAGCCACAAACAGCATTTCATTTGATCAGTATTTACAAAAGAAGAAGCTGGTCCTCTGCCCAGAAGCCAAGAACCTTATCAGCAGCAACTGTTGGGACTGATGTCACAGTTGAGGACCAAAATCCATCTTCCACAGGAGAAACTTCCGATGAGAACTCTGAGGCTGCACCTGTCACTGCTGAAGCCAGTGAGCAGGCTGAGTCTAGCACGGACCAAGCTTCTTCCGCTCCTAAATTAGGACGCAACATACGGAAGAGTGAGATGCCTCCACTGAACGATGAGGATCTAGTTCCTGGTGCATCTTTTACAGGGAAGGTAAGGTCTATCAAGCCATTTGGAGTTTTTGTTGACATTGGAGCATTCACGGAAGGCCTTGTTCACATCTCCCGAGTAAGTGATGGGTTTGTAAAAGATATATCTTCACTCTTCACTGTTGGACAAGAGGTGTCAGTCAGATTGCTTGAGGCAAATACGGAAACAGGGCGCATCTCTCTGACAATGCGGGAAGGTGGTGATTATGTCAAGCCAAAAAATGAAACACCTAAGGCTGCAAGCGGTGGGCGGAGTGCCACAACTCCAACCAGAAGCTCACCAAGGCAAACAAAGGAAAGGCAGGAATCCAAGGCAACAGGCGAGTCAAAGTTTGTACAAGGGCAATCTCTGAATGGCACCGTGAAAAATACAACAAGATCAGGGACATTTGTGACACTGCCTGATGGGAGTGAAGGTTTCCTTCCCAGAGAAGAGGAAGCAGTGGCATTGTTTACCCTTATTGGGCAATCTGCAATGGAAGTTGGTAAACAGATAAGGGTTAAAGTATTGAATGTGGCACAAGGTCAGGTCACTTTGACGATGAAAGAGGtggaagatgatgaagacgatTTGAAGACTCTAAACATGGAGCTTAAGCGGGACTGGTCCAGAGGGACCAATGCGTTTGAGTTGGCTTTCCGTAGGAACAAGGAGATCTCTTCATTCTTGGACCAGAGGGAAAGGACAAAAGTGCCAGAAGCACAAGGAGCTGCTGGAGCAGCAGTGGGCactgtgcttgatgatgaagtAGGCAGTGAACAAAGCCAGGACAAGGAGAGCGAAACAAGCAAGGCTGAATCAGTTGAGGATGATAGTTCAGTTTCTGCAACTGAAACTGAAGGCAAAGAGGAGGGTAGCTCTTCCATAGAAGCTGCCACCTCTAGCGTCGAGGAAGCTGCTCTGGCAGATGAGGAAAGTGGTGAAACATTGAGCTCTGTGTCAGAAGTAGCAACTGATGTTCCTGCCCCTGTATCTGAGGCCTCTTCTCAGGAGGGAATTGAGGATTCTACTTCTGTGGCAGACGCTGCTGGTGACCAAACTGTAGAATCTGAAAACTCACCCACAATTGGTGTTGAACTGTCCTCCAATGGGGCCCCAGATAGCGCTAGTGTTTCTTCAGTTCCAGAAACTGAGGATAAACCTGCTGATCTTGAAGAATCTTCAGCTGTAGAAGAGGTTCCTGTAACTGCAAGTAGCGGGTCAGTGGATGACGCAACCAATGACAGTGTGGAGAAAGAACCAGCTGCTGTCGCCGAGGCTGCACCAGCCTCGAGTGAGAAAACTGGTGctgaggctgctgctgctggagtcGAACAAGCAAGCACCACTACAG CCACTATTTCTCCTGCCCTTGTCAAGCAACTGCGTGAGGCAACTGGAGCAGGCATGATGGACTGCAAAAAGGCTCTTGCAGAATCAGGGGGTGACATTGAGAAAGCACAAGAATTCCTCCGGAAGAAGGGGCTGGCGGCTGCTGACAAGAGGGCTGGCAGAGCGACTGCTGATGGAAGAATAGGTTCTTACATACATGACAGCAGGATTGGGGTCCTTATTGAAGTGAATTGTGAGACCGACTTTGTATCCCGAGGTGACATCTTCAAAGAGTTAGTCGATGATCTTGCCATGCAAATTGCTGCTTGCCCTCAAGTGCAGTACATCTCTATTGATGACGTCCCTGTGGAGGTTGTGAAGAAGGAGACAGAGCTGGAGATGCAGAGGGAGGACCTCTTGTCAAAGCCTGAACAGATCCGGTCTAAGATTGTTGAAGGACGTGTAAAGAAGAGGCTTGGAGAATTCGCATTGTTTGAACAACCATTCATCAAGAATGACAAGGTCACAATAAGTGAATGGGTCAAGCAAACTATAGCCACAATCGGAGAGAACATGAAGGTCAAAAGATTTGTCCGGTACAACCTCGGTGAAGGGTTGGAGAAGAAAAGCCAAGATTTTGCTGCTGAAGTTGCAGCACAGACAGCAGCAAAGCCGTCGCCATCTGCTCCTCCGAACGACGACAAGCCTGTTGAAACAATAGAAACTGCTGAGAA GAAGCCAGCTGTGGCGGTTTCAGCTGCATTGGTAAAACAACTCCGAGATGAAACCGGTGCTGGTATGATGGACTGCAAGAAGGCGCTGGCTGAGACCGGTGGTGACCTTCAGAAGGCTCAAGAGTTTCTCAGGAAGAAGGGTCTCTCATCTGCAGACAAGAAATCTTCTCGAATAGCAGCTGAAGGCCTGATTGGCTCCTACATTCACGACAACCGCATCGGATGCATGATTGAGGTCAACTCCGAGACCGACTTCGTGGCTCGCAATGAGAAGTTCAAGGAACTGGTGAACGACCTCGCGATGCAAGTGGTGGCATGCCCACAGGTTGACTATGTCTCAGTGGAGGACATCCCAGAGAGTGTTGTCAGCCAGGAGAAGGAGATTGAGATGCAGAGGGAGGACCTGCAGTCCAAACCTGAGAACATCAGGGAGAAGATCGTCGAAGGGCGGATAGCGAAGAGGCTCGGAGTGATGGCCCTCCTGGAGCAGCCCTTCATCAAGGACGACAGCAAGACAGTGAAGGATCTCGTGAAGGAGATGATCGCCTCCCTCGGGGAGAACATTAAGGTGCGGAGGTTTGCCCGGTACACCCTCGGCGAGAACTGA